From the Candidatus Liberibacter asiaticus genome, the window TTTCTTTATAAAGATTTTTGAAAGATACTGTATCTGTTGTTTTGTTCAAAACCAATACACCTTTTTATTCAGTTTATATGTAATTATTGACAGAGAAAAAGATTGTATTAAAAGACAATTTTTACTGAGCGTTTAAAATTTCTATTACCCGCACTCCAAAGTGTGTATCATCTTCTTCCATGATTGTTATTTCTCCCTTAGCTATTTTTTGATTATTTATTGTAATATCCACGGATTCTCCTACGCGTTTATCGAGTGTGATAACGTCTCCTTTAGATAGATTGACGAGGTTAGAAATTTGCATGCAACAAGATCCTAATATAATTTGCATTTTTACTGGGATATTCATGATAAGATCAAAATTATCAGTCGATTTTTCAAGTATATTATTTGAATCAGAGGATATTGGTTCCGATATAT encodes:
- the fliN gene encoding flagellar motor switch protein FliN, with translation MHIDNPLQDTNVSSPTNNSEMLIQKNDVDNISEPISSDSNNILEKSTDNFDLIMNIPVKMQIILGSCCMQISNLVNLSKGDVITLDKRVGESVDITINNQKIAKGEITIMEEDDTHFGVRVIEILNAQ